A genomic window from Hyla sarda isolate aHylSar1 chromosome 10, aHylSar1.hap1, whole genome shotgun sequence includes:
- the NKAPD1 gene encoding uncharacterized protein NKAPD1 encodes MSRVPLGKVLLRNVIRHTDAHNKIQEETEMWKIRELEKQTETSGTKRRRVSPDLNRWDHNGYKELYPEEFNDNRSRMRSDGFDAEGSKESAKKAAAAAEITLKQNALSVRALNKKYYECESSIPDRWGHSGYKELYPDEFDTDSDVEERRGKRTTNGEGNSRCKDQKVQESHKRKRSKKTHKKKQKKRSHKKLKKRKKEHEDSTESSSDSDSSDHVEKKPKKSKRKKKTRKKTSKKKPSSSGQDSDTSSNEMSSTEDHETKERKERWTEKSSRKSHRRSKSKKDSETEARKSRRTNWKVAKDESSESSDDD; translated from the exons ATGTCCCGTGTTCCACTTGGAAAAGTTTTGCTTAGAAATGTTATTCGACACACAGATGCACATAACAAG ATCCAAGAAGAAACTGAAATGTGGAAGATTCGGGAACTGGAGAAGCAAACGGAAACTAGTGGGACAAAGCGGAGACGCGTGTCCCCAGATCTTAACAG ATGGGATCACAATGGCTATAAGGAGCTGTATCCAGAAGAGTTTAATGATAACAG GAGCCGGATGAGATCTGATGGCTTTGATGCCGAAGGAAGCAAAGAAAGTGCCAAaaaggcggcagcagcagcagaaatCACTCTAAAACAGAATGCACTGAGCGTACGGGCCTTGAACAAAAAGTACTATGAGTGTGAGTCTAGCATTCCTGACAG GTGGGGTCATAGCGGCTATAAGGAACTATATCCTGATGAATTTGACACTGACAG TGATGTAGAAGAAAGGAGAGGCAAAAGAACAACCAATGGAGAAGGTAACTCTAGATGCAAAGATCAGAAGGTGCAGGAATCCCATAAACGCAAACGGTCAAAGAAAACTCACAAGAAAAAGCAGAAGAAGCGTTCACATAAAAAGCTGAAGAAGAGGAAAAAGGAGCACGAGGATAGCACAGAATCCTCAAGTGACAGTGATAGCTCAGACCATGTAGAAAAGAAACCAAAGAAGTCCAAGCGGAAGAAGAAAACTCGAAAAAAGACctcaaaaaagaagccatcatcaTCTGGCCAAGACAGTGACACCTCGAGCAATGAGATGAGCAGCACTGAAGATCATGAGACGAAGGAACGTAAGGAACGATGGACTGAAAAATCCAGCAGGAAATCTCACCGAAGATCAAAATCTAAAAAAGACTCTGAAACAGAAGCCAGGAAAAGCAGGAGGACCAACTGGAAAGTGGCCAAAGATGAGAGTTCAGAAAGTTCTGATGATGACTAG